The sequence below is a genomic window from Mercenaria mercenaria strain notata chromosome 14, MADL_Memer_1, whole genome shotgun sequence.
CAAGCATGGACTGAAACTGTTGCTTGGTCTAGTCAGTCCAAATAATGCAATTATTATCATTGAAAATTGGACTATGGAAATCCAGTTTAAATGAAGAGTCTTTCtatgatgcataggtcaagaactaTTCAATCAGATGAACAGCTTCTCTTTTTTTCATGCCATAGTATCATTATGAATATacaaatctgaagaaaaaaactgacatgatatataacatgtatctAGAAACATTGCATTAACACAAGAAGCATTATGAAGTATATACAGGTATGAGAGTGTAATCTGTCAAGACATATAACATGTATCTAGAATCATTACATTAACACAAGTAGCATTATGAAGTATATACAGATATGAGAGTGTAATCTGTCATCATATATTACATGTATCTAGAAACATTGCATTAACACAAGTATCATTATAAAGTACATACAGATATGAGTGTAATATGTcatgatatataacatgtatctAGAAACATTGCATTTTGCAAAAAGTAGTATATTCAGATGGGACAATGCTGTATGATGCTTAACATATAATGCTGAAGTAGTAAAAGCATCAAATAAGCCTTTAAGTATGTGTGAGGGAAAGGGTTGTGCTCGGTATTTGTTGTTCAATAGTCTGGAATTTTActgattatttttagctcacctgagcaatgctttttgtttttgtgatcgctcgatgtccggcgtccgtcgtctgtcgtctgtctgtctgtctgtctgtcgtctgttgtctgtcaacatttagcttgtgtatgcaatagaggctgcatttttcaattgatcttcatgaaatttggtcagaataattgccttaatgatatctaagaaaagttcgaaaattggtcatctggggttagaaactaggacactaggtcaaatcaaaggaaaacattgtgtatgcgatagaggctgtatttttcaattgatcttcatgaattttggtcaaaatgataatctAGATGAAATATGggataagtttgaaaatgggttatctggaatcaaaaactaggtcaataggtcaaatcaaaggaaaaactttatatgaaatagaggctgcatttttcaattgatcttcatgaattttggtcagaatgataaccttgataaattctaggccaagttcgaaaatgaattatctggaatcaaaaactaggtcactaggtcaaatcaaagaaaacacttgtgtatgcgatagaggctgtatttttcaattgatcatcatgaaattttgtcaaaatgattgccttgatgaaatctaagtcaagtttgaatatgggttatctggaatcaaacactaggtcactagatcaaatcaaagaaaaacattgtgtatgtgatagaggctgtatttttcaactgatcttcatgaaattttgtcaaaatatttacctttataaaatctaggtcaagtttgaaaattggttatctgggattaaaaactaggtcactaggttaaatgaaagaaaaaccttgtgtatgcgatagaggctgtatttttcaattgatcttcatgaattttggtcagaatgattactttgataaaatctaggccgtgttcgaaaatggattatctgggatcaaaaactagatcactaggtcaaattaaataaaaaaaccttgtgtatgctatagaggctgaacttttcaattgatcttcatgaaatttagtcataataactgccttgatgaaatctaggttgactTTGAATATGGATTacctgggatcaaaaagtaggtcactaggtcaaatcaaagtaaaaccttgtgtacgcgatataggctgtattttttaattgatcttcatgaaatttggtcagaatgatagccttgataaaatctaggtcaagttcgaatatggattttcttgggtcaaaaagtaggtcaataggtcaaatcaagaaaaaccttgtgtatgtgatataggttgtatttttcaattgaacttcatgaaatttggtcagagtgattgccttgatgaaatttaggtcaagttctccgtgactatttgaaaaacgacattgtgtctaaaatcattagtcctccatctctgattcatgtggtcaAATAACCAAGTGCCCACTCGGTCACTTATACTTGTATATAGGTAGCATTCCTATTTACatatgtaatgcatcaataactacATTATAAGCAGTATGTAGATAAGAAAGTAAAGTAAGTTTAAATTAATTACaagttgtttgcaaaaatatcgttctctaTCTTGTTTGTTTACAGGATTTTAATCTGAAAACGTGattatttccttaaataaacagattttggcACTTATTATCCCCCaacgaaggcggagggatatagttttggcgttgtccgtccgtccggagccatatctaggaaatggttctGGATATTTAGATAAATCTTGATATACAGATATACATGTTCACAACTATAAGGAaatgcggcctgtcaagtttcagtcagattgccaaagaaacaccagagttatggcccttagaattttctagtgttaactatatagcgtaatataaatatggcaatttctgcttcataacttgcgacatatttgacctagaactatgaaacttaattaGAACTTAGATCACTATAATGTGGTAGGGCatacacaatttcgtcaggatttcTCTAGCATTTCCGGAGTTATTGCCATTTAATTACttaaaaatctacatatttgtacAAACTAACAAATTGGTAGAATTACATTAAACTTCTTTCGTTTTTcacataaacatttatttaatatcatgtgaagttgtgtacccacacccgctcacccccaccgccctggtcacaccccctcctTCCCACCCacaaccctcccccccccccaaaaaaaaatattttcattccttttttattttttttcaaaccttccataaatatttatcatcatGCAAAGTTGTAGTGTTCCCTCCACCTCGCTGCTCCACCCAGTCATCCCCACCACCTCGATCATGCATCCCtaacattttattctttattttttattttccatcaatgtTTATAATCACTATGTGAAGTtatgtaccctcacccggtcagcaccgccccccccccccccaccacctcccctcaaaaagaataaaaaatgttccAACCTTCAACATGGGAATTTGTATGTACTGCACACCAACCCGCcaccagccatgttcaagatttcttacttgattgtgctctcttaaggacatctgttcttttaagttcaaatgtacatgttaaacagcgacACTTAGTGCCAAACTACGTTCTAGTTACACTTAAAGCTCACATTTTAGataactccatttaattctaaaagctaagcttattccattcaaaataatttcatttctcaggatcaacgtaacatacatttatcATGTACAATCATGTACATTAAAACAtgcgttttctgttaaattgattttgactaatgaaattatttgcttcttagtaacatccttaactttttgccggatatattttttgccattcctcaccacaaacccttaatgttaagaacagatatataattgtgtttgcagaaaaaatgttttacaataagtGGTTTCTGATTTctgtaagaaggttatatattaccccaatgaatttagataagcaaattttgtgccaaaattttctgttgtgtatatttctatttttatgtgAGTagtactattttctttttatttttgtttaactgtcGTATGATTTGcaacaacatacataaaatttagaaacaggaaatagctgcaagtgcaaattttccaaaggctcggatcaatgagaaggctcggaattaaGGGAAAGAGGCATAAACATCGTTAGCATTAATCAATAAACTGGTGAGTACTCTTAGTCAAAACTGGATTGAAGACTAATTATGTCGcctaccacacagtggtgtgggagacattgatttactccagtctgtgtgtgtgtgtgtgtgtgtgtgtgtgtgtgtgtgtgtgtgtctgtgtctgtgtctgtctgtcacaaagattGTCTGCACTCTAACacttctcatccgattttcaccaaacttaaacaaaatgtgtttgattataagacctcggtcaagttcgataactagccaaatcggtcaaggcatattggagttatggcccttgaattaccaaaatcaAATCGGCCTATtgactcttgtccgcactctaagttgaacatttctaatccgatcttcaccacacttaaagaaaatgtgtttgaccgtaagacctcggtcaagttcgataactagctaaatcgatttaggcattttggagttacggcccttaagTTACCGAAAAATCCGACTTTTTGCTCTCTGAGTcggacatttctcatccgatcttcaccaaacttgaacaacaTGTATTTGGCcttaagaccttagccaagtttgataactagccaaatccatccaaatacttttgatttatggcccttgaattactgattggatccactcgtctaaaccatcaaGAGAAACTAGATAATTTTCATagttgcagttgtgggagacatgcgcttttctcaaaagcatctctagttgttaAATGTAAAGGGCATGCCTCTTTTCAAGAAAAACAATCAGGTACTTTTTACAGGATAATGGACCTGCCCATGTCTTTTAGGAAATGTGGTTGAAATTGCTATctaataagatattaaaaatcACACACCCTGCACGCGGCAATAACTAGCTTGTTTAGCAGGCTACCACTCAGTTGCTTTTTGTGGATAGGTCTCGTTAActacttaaaactttttttaaaacgaTTTGATCAGCCCTAAACGTTTTATTCGATCATGTCTTTTCTACTTAACCACTTAATATCTTGAATGTGTACCAGGTGGAAAACTAGGTACAAAAATTGTATTGTGATCTTATTTAcgtaaacatatacatgtagtgatGAGGTAAAACACTTAAAAGTTGGATACAAGTTTTAAGTTAACAGTTTAAAGTTTAACGCGACAAAGTGATCAGATAAGCAAAAAATGCACGAACTAAGATAGAGTTTGAGCATAGAAAGCAAATTGCAGTATATGGAAAACCATAAGTACACCGCTAAATTACATTCACAACTTGTATTACGAGTCGTGTACTGTATATggatttaaaattgaaaatgaatagtcttatcattttatcaaaacagaTATTGTTACAGGTGTACTAACACGGCAAAACCTTGTTGGGATATGAATGATTAGGCTGAAAGCATCTTACTCACACAGGAATACAAACCCAATGTATCCAAGACCACAGATAAATACAGCAAATACAGTACATTTACGTTTAATTCTTAAGATCAATATATTGAttaattaactgaaatatttttgaacttCATTTGCTGTAAAGTAactaaaaacaagtttttatcTCTTGGTATATAAGACACGATCCATTTGGATTATACTTCACGTGAACAAGTTCAGACTAAACAAGCCATAATCGATTATATAgaaaagaagggaaaaaaacatttataaacaatttCATGACTCTGTTATTATTCAGTACGAAGTAAATAATCTCGAATACAAGTATATATGttgataaatgttttttcttttccttttctgtGCACACAAACCGTACCTTTTTAATTCCAGAATATCTGAAAAGTGGTAAGaacaaacaaaatgtatgttGTAAAAGACTAAACTGTAAGCAGATGTCCtgttttcattaataaaatattgtcaacGAAAAATCCTTTTCTGTAGTTTTGTCTTATATTTCATGCGATTTACTTCTTTAATTGAGCCTGCTGATTGTCATTTCGTTCAGAAATTATGATGTTGTGGAGTTTACTAAGGGAAAACGGTATCTATAGTATGGTTTATTTTATTTCGTATTTTTGCACTGATCATGATACAAATGTTTGCTAATATTAATTGCTTTTACTCTATATAGCCTTACAAATATATGGTTATCAATCTTATATTGCCAGTGATATTTTGTGATAcggtaatataaatatttactttcattttataaAAGGTATAATGGCATCATCGATCAATACATCAGAGGAAAATGTGAAGTTGAAAACTCACCACCTTGCGGTAGCTGCCATCGATTTTGGAACCGCATTTACAGGTTTTGCATACTCGTTTTTGGACAAACCGGGCCAGATTATTACAAGTAAATGGGATGGTGACAATGTGCGCACGGCTACGGAAAAAGCACCGACATGTGTACTGCTGTCGCCAGACAAAAGGTTTGTCGCCTTTGGTTATGAAGCTGAGGAAAGATATAGCACTTTGATGCTAGAAGACAAGGCAAACGGTGGCACAAGTAACGCAAAAGAGCATTACTTTTTTGAGCGGTTCAAAATGATGCTTTACAAGACGAAGGTATCACATGATAGTTTTCCaataatttatcatttgttttttaGATGATTTTGTTGTCGTTAATACATTTGAtaaacatgttaaatattttggttttattttaatAACCATTCTTTTCTATGTAGGTTATAATACTAAAAAGAGGTAGAGACAGACCAGAGATTACGTTATCATGTTAATGATTCAAAGGAATTCACGGCTTTTTGTTGATAGTAATGGTACTTTATAATTATCGTTATTTAGTTAGTAAtgattttaactgttttatttgCCATAAATGGTCGATTTTGTTTCACTAAGGTATAAAATGGAGAATGTTTTGTGCATTTAATTTGCTTTAGtgtttttttatactttctgatcctttggaatcatggagtaaTTCATTATTACAATATCAGAATTCTGTTTAAAGggaaagaaaatctcctatataaatCATCCCCAACCCCTTAAAAGCCAGACACTTTAATCCcaaataaacaggatcctgtctggtccagtctgataagggtccataaaacccctgtagacttgacatgcagtccatgtcagaggatcataaattttattgatatgtaaagaTAATTGCTTATTTTTTGTGCTATACATTTCACTGATTTAAATGCAGCTTTTTTCAGATTATACATAAAATTagtttaattgataatatactaattgtaattgctcattcttgttgagtaatgtcctgaccaattaaatGATCATTCTACCATCAAGACAATTCTCGccattttagaaaactctcacctttatttaatgaaaaatgaaataattacctATTTAAAACTCAATCAGAGAAATGACAAGcattttttcagttattaattaattatgatcttatctaaataacaaaatataaacagaaaaattgaatattgctagattttattagaaattaaaaaagcgctgagttgcattttcaataaataaaaaaatatggatcttcatgataaaATCCAGCTATAAACAGATACAATTGTTCAAAAtacaaatgatttatttatacatgaattattcattatttttaaaaaggtgtctgaatgcattttctttatttatttattcttttttttatacaaaattcaagcaataatgagatataattgtttataaagcTTGGTTATTGAAAAATAAGCatgttgttgtattttatcactCTGTTTGTTTAGTCCCAATTTAATCAgtctttctaaactcgttatgaaagtgagaactggtttgctataaaggtgaaaaatatcacatgcaatctatgtactgtatacagtagcttaatatgataaacagaagcaagtctatcaatcgtccagtctttTATATTGGCTCTTACTGCCAGtacgcagaccataggccacatatATTGCATACTAGAATCAGTGTTTTTAAGGCGGTTTGCTAAACTGTGTTGCCtagttgcgttttatgcttccacaagatttttcttacagattttattgacattttattttcatttaacaatgaattatttcttcagaAACTTAGATTGGACACAAAGCTTTCCGATGCACATGGAAAAGAACTCCCGGCGGTAGAAGTGTTTGCTATTGTAATAAgccatttgaaagaaaaaattatcgAAAAAGTAGGAAATGCTTCTTCTGGATTCCAAGAAGATGATATACTATGGGTGATAACCGTACCAGCAATATGGTCTGATTCTGCCAAGCAATTTATGAAAAAGGCAGCATGTATGGTAAAAGTTTACAAGAAAGCATAAttacaaactagaagatgcttctgtaaaaaagcgcatgtctcccccaatgcatagtcgtacaggcaagaagtcaatagggaacaggagcaaaagtcaaagagacattgatggctggctacaatagggatcatctactcggcatgtccagtcatcctactATGTGTCAACATTCTAGGCCTTGTGGTTATCAAGATATTGTTCAGGCtcttgttaccttgacctttgaccaagtaaCCCCAAAATGAATAGAGagcatctactctgcatatccaatcatcctatcaagtttcaacattctgggtcaattggttctcaagttattgattggaaagttttctatgttcagctccctgtgaccttggcctttgatagagtgaccccaaaaacaacaggggctATGTATCTACACTGTAaatcctatcaccctatgaagttcgaaggttctaggtcaaatggttctcaagttattgaccagaaatagatttccattttctatccgttgtaatcccaaaatcaatagtggtcatctacttggcatgaccgatcatcctatgaagtttcaacattctgtgtcaagaggttctcaaggtACTGaccggaaactgttttcaatattcaggcccctgtgaccttgacctttaacagagttaCCCCAactcaatagtggtcatctactctgcatgcccagtcattttatgaagtttcaacattcttggtctagtggttctcaagatatcgatcggaaattgttttcaatgttcaggcccctgtgacattgacctttgacagagtgaccctaaaacaataggggttatttaGCCTGCATGATCAATTAACCTATGAAGTGTCagcaatctgggtcaagtggttttcaagctattgatcggaaatggttttcaatattcaggcctctgtgaccttgacctttgatggagtgaccccaaaacaatagcgGTCGTCTACACCAGTACCTCTACCACCCTATGaagattgaaggttctaggtcaaatgttctccagttattgatcgcaAACGAAATGTGAcggaaggacagggcaaaaacaatatgtcttcccAAGTGGGGGTGGGGGTTGCGGGGAGGGGGGTGGGGACTCGGAGACATAATTAAGACTGCCATTCCATTTACATTTTTTCCTTGCAATTATCGgtcatttaataacattttgatggAAAATCtaagtttaaatctaaatttaagtttGGGATATAATGATTGGGactcatatattttaattttaatttttgcgtattaattgcaaaattaaataacaaatacCATTTGAACCAGCATTTCAAAAAGTTCATactcatttttttatgttttgtatctTTCAATCTTGTATAACCATACAATAGGCAGGGCTTGAAGCCGGTAACGTCAAACTCATACTTGAACCAGAAGCAGCTTCTATCTATTGCAACAATGAAAAGTtatgcaaaataacaaaactggATGGATCCATTGCCCTAGAAGAGTTTCCAGAAGGCATGAAATATATCGTTGCTGATTTAGGAGGTAATCACTAAAAGCAATTGATACAATATCTGACGATATCAATTCTTGGCAAACGTTGTTTAAAAATCccagattttttaaacataattgttaAACTGATAATGTCTTGATAAACAgtttgtgtgtgttttgttgACTGTCAAATCGATATTGAAAGTAACCATTCAcggaataattaaagaaataccAGGACATTTAAGTCAGTTCCAATTCTTGCACAACTTTTTTTGCAGGCGGAACAGCTGATCTTTCTGTTCATGAAGTTTTACCGGATAGAAATCTAAAAGAAATTCACCGAGCCGATGGAGACGCATTGGGTGGTATGTTGGTTGACCAGGCATTTTCAGAGATCTTGGAAGACATATTTGGATCAAACGTTATGCTGTATCTTAGAGAATACAACACAGATGCCGTGATGGACATTCGGCTAGCTTTTGAGACAAAGAAAAGAACATTTAAGCCCGAGAAACCTGGTCCGATACATATATCAATTCCAGTAGCTGAATTAAGCGAAGCACTTAGTGAGCTGAAGGAAGAAAGTATTGAAACAAAGATAAAGAAAGCTTCTGAAAGGTGTGGTTTTGAAAGTGTTAAATTGGTAACAAATAAACTGTTCTTTGGGAAGGAGATAATGGTAAAGGTTTTCTCAAAGGCAATTGACGGGATTGTTGGTTTTATTAACAGAATGCGTGAAAATGATGAACTTGGAGAAATAAATAGTTTACTCTTAGTAGGTGGACTTTCCGAATCTGCATATGTCCAACACGTTGTCAAACAGAACATTCCATGAGTAAAAGTTTTCGTTCCTGGAGAACCATCTCTAGCTGTCCTGAAAGGTGCAGTTATTGCAGGTCGCAATCCGAAAACTATAACCGAACGTATTGCTCGATATACATATGGATTCTCGTTTGCACGGAAATTCAAACCAGGAGAGGATCCAGAGGAGTTAAAGTTTACCCAAAATGGTATGGATTACTGcacatttatctttgaaaaattaaTAACAAAGGGGGACATCCTTAAAGTTGGAGACCATTTCGGTACAGCTTGCATGCACGAACTGGACAGGTCTGATGTTCTAGGTCTTCTACTAACGGGGTTTATGCCCCTGACCGCAGACATCTACAGATCTGAACAAAGCGATCCAAAATACTCAGAGGAAAAATACGGCTGTGAGCGTATCGGTGTTATGCTGATAACACCACCAAAGTCTGGTTGGCCTCTTTTTTCTTGTCTTGTCCAAGAACTCGTTGTAGGAGAGGCTGAGTTTACTGTTCGTGCCATTAATGTCAACACAATGGAAGTGTTCGAAGGGCAACTCGACTTCTTGCAGTCAGCATCAAAGGAATGAAAGTGACATAGTTTGGTCTCTTAATGAAAGAGTTTATCATAAACAGAACAATGTTCACTTAAACCTTAATTAGCCTACAGAAtttggaaatttttcaaaatgcataTAACTGAAAAATGTGCACATTAATTTCAACCATAATTTTTATCTTCTGTACATAAATTCGTATTTGTggaaacaaaattatcattttgttcaaaacattaaCGAAATATTGCTGAAATCATAGATTTTTCAGACAGCATTTTTGTCATACCTTTTGTACatttggaaatgttttttttattagtgAGCACAGTTAAGGACCACCTGTAAtgttaaaatgctgttttttatgtcagatattttctttaactatAGAATGATTTGCAAAACAAATTAGTTTGATAAAACAGTAGCTCTtgataaaagaaatgtttttttttactcctTCTACAGATTTTAGGACATTTAGGAGTTAAAAGATTCGTAATTGTGACGGAGTTTGAAAATGTCACCCAGTTAATCTTAGGATAAAACAGCAAACTTTTCACAATATCCTACTATTTAGAACGTTTTTTTAAGTTGGTttcaacagcgggtgttaagtgctgtgtggcggccgtaaaaagtcgccccgacttcatcttagtgttgttttattttctggtccttcgggatcattgatttcaactcaatgacatttagatttgaagattgaatactgcttaagccggtgctagggggcgtgggcagtattgcattttccattactggccatgaacagactcaatcaaaccgagtctgtaattttcactgtttgccttgttctcgatgcttccgagggatctaatttccagattttattcataaatatacaATTCAATAGCTGTtctattagataaaaaaaaaacacctgaaGTGTCAGACAGCTACAACCGTACTGTTTGTTGTATTCAAATTGACAAGTGATAcaaatttcattagaaataaacaagaaatatctttaaaaagatggtcagcgtgatgtaactgaagcacaagttatatatgggcagaaaactgtattttaatcttctggcaatgttgaaaggggcctctgtgaagttttgtataaatgagggcagtagttctgaagaagactgtgtttagaaattgtggagggacacacgacggacaccaaacaatcacaaacgCTCACTTTGAgactttggtgcttaaaagatggtaacagtaagcaaacaatattgaaatatgttctatactttatttcttgaattgttggaagcaacatgaacctttaccctacttcagcttattatcaaatttgtctatcattcagaatatgtacagcactgttttcaccggaagattaatttaaaacttagaGTCTTAAATtaaacagtatcggacatgttgttgcaggttagttaTGATTtacactggttagaaattgttgctgtaatgcagggtaagagttaatgagtGTATAAAACAAAGTACTTTTTTgtgaaaacaaaacttaaggaaaggaaacttaacaaaacagaaataacttaacaagaaaacttaacaaaacagaagtatgtccggatgagcagatgaatatttggttacgcacacctgttcaagtggtacgcatacagcCCGAttgtgctgtacttatagaggttatagatgacgaacgcgttgtcatttcactcagtgtcacacatgactcagagtgaagcattttcagcctttcctccaatcagcgccactcttacaaaatctctcattatgacTGAAAATTCCGAGAATACCtaaccaagcaatccgattggtacattattcaggcggcataaggtcatacgaggtcacaaaatgtgcttaatacggcacgccgaaaaaaagtatttttcctcTGAAACACGTATTTATGAAACCTCGTCACAgtcataatgaaatatatatttttgtatttccttgGCTTAAACCCTAATATAACACAATTATTTACGTTATCATAATATTACCGCTTAATCAGTATTTAATTAATTGCCCCTCACATTTAAATTGTATACTTTTGCCGTGCGCTTCGATGATGATAATTTCGTTATAAGCACAGAATGActgcaccagatctgtaatgagaaCCAGTATCTCCAAAGACCGGAGTTCCAGTACGGGAAGAGATTTACGATCGCCACACGTAAAGATGGTTGTTGTGATTGTCACTGATTTGATTAGTTTTAACATTCTGCGAAGCTCAATGAACACATCTACGAATGTGTTTGAATTGGTCTACTCAAGCCAGGGCTAGAGGACGGCTTCATGCAACCAAACCAAGCCTgctacatttttatttatgtcgtgTTCTACGACATGTGGAATTTCCACAGTTTCAATTTTAGGTGTCACAGAGTTTTTGAAAAAGTGATTTGTTTCAATTTATGACCTTTATACTGTATAGCGGGTTATATTGTCAACATTGACAGCGCGAAATCTAAACACCGTGATGT
It includes:
- the LOC123536634 gene encoding heat shock 70 kDa protein 12A-like; this encodes MASSINTSEENVKLKTHHLAVAAIDFGTAFTGFAYSFLDKPGQIITSKWDGDNVRTATEKAPTCVLLSPDKRFVAFGYEAEERYSTLMLEDKANGGTSNAKEHYFFERFKMMLYKTKKLRLDTKLSDAHGKELPAVEVFAIVISHLKEKIIEKVGNASSGFQEDDILWVITVPAIWSDSAKQFMKKAACMAGLEAGNVKLILEPEAASIYCNNEKLCKITKLDGSIALEEFPEGMKYIVADLGGGTADLSVHEVLPDRNLKEIHRADGDALGGMLVDQAFSEILEDIFGSNVMLYLREYNTDAVMDIRLAFETKKRTFKPEKPGPIHISIPVAELSEALSELKEESIETKIKKASERCGFESVKLVTNKLFFGKEIMVKVFSKAIDGIVGFINRMRENDELGEINSLLLVGGLSESAYVQHVVKQNIP